A portion of the Lolium rigidum isolate FL_2022 chromosome 1, APGP_CSIRO_Lrig_0.1, whole genome shotgun sequence genome contains these proteins:
- the LOC124684646 gene encoding uncharacterized protein LOC124684646 yields the protein MNRALAMSGMDGMEPPSEVSADPSRSQNIIDEDDDWVIVKKQRVTILIPPLSPAAASPQAGTLKISSRLTSLPRMSRRNYHAATKKQVTMKKFQESSLEVLGVDGRMKTAQTHPSENIVNQDYAMMRGQSSRSPAAPVVKSDWTKHADHAVKGLSHQAAEIATSSLQNTYELGLPIISSPLTNKVLRARLLQRRVVQFGGLRNWLLTCGLGWFISILDNEEMGMYQIVSLTMNKLKEMGLIAVGPRRKLIHAIDSLCKPRQFEMFS from the coding sequence ATGAACAGAGCACTAGCGATGTCAGGTATGGATGGTATGGAACCACCTTCAGAGGTTTCTGCTGATCCATCACGTTCACAGAACATCATTGACGAGGATGATGATTGGGTGATAGTCAAGAAACAGCGGGTCACCATATTGATCCCTCCACTATCACCTGCAGCTGCAAGCCCTCAAGCTGGTACACTCAAAATAAGTTCCAGACTAACTAGCCTACCAAGAATGAGCAGGAGGAACTACCATGCCGCCACAAAAAAACAGGTTACTATGAAGAAATTTCAGGAGTCCTCTCTTGAGGTCCTCGGAGTTGATGGCAGAATGAAGACAGCTCAAACCCATCCTTCTGAAAATATTGTCAATCAAGATTATGCAATGATGAGGGGACAATCGTCACGAAGTCCTGCTGCCCCTGTTGTAAAGTCTGACTGGACTAAACATGCAGATCATGCTGTTAAAGGACTGTCTCATCAGGCTGCTGAGATAGCAACAAGTTCACTTCAAAACACATATGAGCTCGGGCTGCCAATTATATCTTCACCTCTCACAAATAAGGTATTGCGAGCACGGCTTCTTCAGAGACGGGTTGTTCAGTTTGGTGGCCTGAGGAATTGGCTTTTGACTTGTGGTCTTGGATGGTTTATCAGTATATTGGATAATGAAGAGATGGGGATGTATCAGATAGTCTCTCTTACAATGAACAAGCTGAAAGAGATGGGTCTTATCGCCGTAGGACCACGGAGAAAATTAATTCATGCTATTGACAGCCTCTGCAAGCCCCGCCAGTTTGAGATGTTTTCATGA